From the genome of Dermochelys coriacea isolate rDerCor1 chromosome 1, rDerCor1.pri.v4, whole genome shotgun sequence:
AAGTTGCaagttcagaaataaaaatacagtgaCTATTATTATCACTAACCAACCtccatgattaattttttgtaaCAAAGAAAGTGGGCAGAAGGTGTAATCCTCAGAAGCAATTatttaacacaaaataaaaaggagtaattgtggcaccttagagactaacaaatttatttgagcataagctttcgtgagctacagctcacttcatcggatgcattcagtggaaaatacagtggggagatttatatacatagagaacatgaaacaatgggtgttaccatacacactgtaaccagagtgatcacttaaggtgagctattaccagcaggagagcgggggagagggggcactCTAGCTAGTTGCTTAGTCTTCATGTATGAATTGTAACTGGAAAGATACCTATCAAACACCTGGCCGAACAGGAAAGAGGAGACATTTTTCTCATAGgatgaaagagaaataaatatatactgCCCACCCCCCGAGACAGGTCATTTAGTACCAGTGGCTTTTAGACTCTAAACTGGACAAAGCACTCTCCACCTGAAAAAGATCCCACAGCACCACCTCCTattcttcccttctcttcccaaGCACcgcaaagggcttgtctacacttcaaatgctAAAGCAGCaggtagacactacctatgctgacagcaGGAGTTCCcctgttgctgtagttaatccacctccctgggaTGCCCCAGCTAGGTCCACAGAAGAATCACAGGgacttaggttggtttaactatgctgctcagaggtgtggatttttcacaccctggagtgatgtagttaaaccaacctaattttcctaaaaagaaaaggaggacttgtggcaccttagagactaacaaatttatttgagcataagcttttgtgagctcacttcattggatgtagctaacgaaagcttatgctcaaataaatttgttagtctctaaggtgccacaagtcctccttttctttttgcgaatacagactaacacggctgctactctcaaacctaATTTTCCTAGTGTGTAGCCCAGGCCAAAGTTTTCCAATTGTTGGGAGGTTGCACCTGTAAGGGAAAATGATAGTCTGCCCCTCTTCTAGGGTTGCCACCTctcagatggggaggggggggagggggaacaaagaaACAGGACCCCAGGCTGATCTGAATCCATGAAATGGGACAGCTGGCAGTGCCTTCTGAGCATCCTTATAGATCTCTCTGGCAGCTTCCTCCTGGGAAAACCTGGCAAGGTGGCGACCCTaccctcctccctttccttcccctgaGTGCATGTAACGCAAAGCTCCcttcaacagaaaagaaaagaaaagaaaagaaaagctccaGCTTTCAAGCGTTTCCCCCTTGACTAAAATGCTGTCAGCTCCTTCTGccaacctccctccagccccgcTCTCTTCTCCAGCCCACTTGGCTAGGGATCAATGCCCAGGCGGTGCAGCTGAGAGGGGAACCCCGGCCCCAAGGCGCCGGCGGCGGCAGCCCCGGTCACTCACCCGGGTTGAAGAGCACGGTCCCCTTGAGGTAGGCGTACTCCTTGGTGCTGATGTCCAGGCTCCAGCACTTGGCCAGGAAGCCTTTGATGGCCTGGATCTCGCCGGCCGAGGGCAGCTGCGGGCTGCTGcccggggggggcggcggcggcggcggcggcggctgctcctGCCGCCGGCCGGTTAAGAGCCGCTGCAGCATGCTGGGCTCCGCCGTCTCCACCGTCTCGAAGTGCACCCGCTCCTGGGCCAggcccagcaccagcaggggagCCCAGCCGCTGCGCACCAGCACCAGCTGCTCGGCCAgcggcagctcctggaagcagggcACGCTCTTGACGAAGCGCAGCGTCTTCACCAGCACGGCCGAGGCCGCCTTGCCCGCCACCTGCGGGCTGCGCAGGGCCACGCGCCGCCGCGAGCCGCACGAGCAGCCCGGCCCCGCAGGCtcccgcggcggcggcggcggcggcggcgctgcctCCTTCCGCCCCTCGCTCTTCAGGATGTGGTAGAGGATGCTGCTCTGCCTCCGGCGCTCCGTGCAGCAGCGGCAGCCGGCCACGCACGCCATGGCGCCgcgggggacggggggggagAGTCCCCTCCTGCCCGCTGGGCTGAGCCAGGCCGGGAGCTCCCGCCGCTCGTCCCTTAACTTATTTATACCGTGGGCGTCCGCGTGCAGCCGCGCCGCGGCTCAGCCGTGCCAGGGGGCAGACGCTCATTACTGgcagagagggggggggggggaaatcctccccctcctgctgct
Proteins encoded in this window:
- the NR0B1 gene encoding nuclear receptor subfamily 0 group B member 1: MACVAGCRCCTERRRQSSILYHILKSEGRKEAAPPPPPPPREPAGPGCSCGSRRRVALRSPQVAGKAASAVLVKTLRFVKSVPCFQELPLAEQLVLVRSGWAPLLVLGLAQERVHFETVETAEPSMLQRLLTGRRQEQPPPPPPPPPPGSSPQLPSAGEIQAIKGFLAKCWSLDISTKEYAYLKGTVLFNPDLPGLQCVQYIQGLQREAQQALNEHVRLIHRGDQARFAKLNVVLSLLRSINANVIAELFFRPIFGTVNMDDMLLEMLCAKL